In a genomic window of Kluyveromyces marxianus DMKU3-1042 DNA, complete genome, chromosome 7:
- the FMP32 gene encoding Fmp32p has product MRPLMKLSTLWKASSNFGLAHGPKYRHQFIQFRNIQSTAVLQDNMETVHIRDTNHFKQRLMSEGKFSEQQSDVIVNIMIDALRGGVAHVSQDLASREKLTKLTYQQRVDFSKLREQLLTADKSEIHNLQNEHERIRKDLEVMRNKLREEITKANAGFKLDLSLEKGRIREESSHHDMQIKEIDTRIDQEVTNMKMQIDSVKTQVMQWLIGVCTGTFALVLAYVRLLT; this is encoded by the coding sequence atgaGACCATTAATGAAGCTTTCTACTCTTTGGAAAGCCAGTTCTAATTTCGGACTTGCACACGGACCAAAATACAGGCATCAGTTTATCCAGTTTCGGAATATTCAAAGCACTGCAGTTCTACAAGATAATATGGAAACTGTACATATAAGAGATACAAACCACTTCAAACAACGCTTGATGAGCGAAGGGAAATTTTCGGAACAACAATCGGACGTAATTGTAAACATAATGATTGATGCTCTACGCGGTGGTGTGGCTCATGTATCGCAAGACCTTGCCTCTCGAGAAAAGCTTACCAAACTAACATACCAGCAGCGAGTTGATTTTTCTAAACTTAGGGAACAATTGCTCACTGCAGATAAAAGTGAGATTCACAATTTACAAAATGAACATGAAAGGATACGTAAAGACTTAGAGGTTATGAGAAATAAGTTGCGAGAAGAGATCACTAAGGCGAATGCGGGATTCAAATTAGATTTGTCATTGGAGAAAGGACGTATTCGTGAAGAAAGTAGTCATCATGACATGCAAATTAAGGAAATTGACACTCGAATCGATCAAGAAGTGACAAATATGAAAATGCAGATTGATTCTGTTAAAACCCAAGTCATGCAATGGTTAATAGGTGTTTGTACAGGTACATTCGCCTTAGTGTTGGCATACGTAAGACTATTAACTTGA
- the SEC53 gene encoding phosphomannomutase SEC53 translates to MSIPEFAYKEKPKTLVLFDVDGTLTPARLTISPEVKETLQKLRQKVVIGFVGGSDLSKQLEQLGSDVLDQFDYAFSENGLTAYRLGKELASQSFIDWIGEEQYNKLAKFILQYLANIDLPKRRGTFLEFRNGMINVSPIGRNASTAERNEFEKFDKEHQVRAKFVEALKKEFPNLALTYSIGGQISFDVFPTGWDKTYCLRHVEKDGFEEIHFFGDKTAKGGNDYEIYVDDRTIGHSVTSPDDTVRILKELFDL, encoded by the coding sequence ATGAGTATCCCAGAATTTGCATACAaggaaaaaccaaagaCCTTGGTCTTGTTTGATGTCGATGGTACATTGACACCAGCCAGATTGACCATCTCTCCAGAAGTCAAAGAAACACTACAAAAACTGAGACAAAAGGTTGTTATTGGTTTTGTTGGTGGTAGTGATCTATCCAAGCAATTGGAACAATTAGGTTCCGATGTCTTGGATCAATTCGACTATGCCTTTTCTGAAAACGGTTTAACTGCGTACAGACTGGGCAAAGAGTTGGCTTCTCAATCTTTTATCGACTGGATTGGCGAAGAACAATACAACAAGTTGGCCAAATTTATCTTACAATACTTAGCAAACATCGACTTgccaaagagaagaggtACTTTCTTGGAGTTCAGAAACGGTATGATTAATGTTTCTCCAATTGGTAGAAATGCTTCCACTGCAGAAAGAAACgaatttgaaaagttcGACAAGGAACACCAGGTTAGAGCTAAATTCGTCGaagctttgaagaaagaattccCTAACTTGGCTTTGACCTACTCCATTGGTGGTCAAATCTCTTTCGACGTTTTCCCAACTGGTTGGGACAAGACTTACTGTTTGAGACACGTTGAAAAAGATGGCTTCGAAGAAATTCACTTCTTTGGTGACAAGACCGCTAAGGGTGGTAACGATTATGAAATCTATGTCGATGACAGAACTATCGGTCACTCTGTTACCTCTCCAGATGACACTGTTAGGATCTTGAAGGAATTGTTTGATTTATAA
- the RPL10 gene encoding 60S ribosomal protein uL16, whose amino-acid sequence MARRPARCYRYQKNKPYPKSRYNRAVPDSKIRIYDLGKKKATVDEFPLCVHLVSNELEQLSSEALEAARITANKYITKMTGRDSFHLRVRVHPFHVLRINKMLSCAGADRLQQGMRGAWGKPHGLAARVDIGQVIFSVRTKDNNKETVIEALRRARYKFPGQQKIIISKKWGFTSLNREEYIKKRDAGEIKDDGAFVKFLSKKGPLEENMRAFPEYFTKA is encoded by the coding sequence ATGGCTAGAAGACCAGCTAGATGTTACAGATACCAAAAGAACAAGCCTTACCCAAAGTCTAGATACAACAGAGCTGTTCCAGACTCCAAGATCAGAATCTACGATTTgggtaagaagaaggctaCTGTCGATGAATTCCCATTGTGTGTCCATTTGGTCTCCAACgaattggaacaattgTCTTCCGAAGCCTTGGAAGCTGCCCGTATTACTGCTAACAAGTACATCACCAAGATGACTGGTAGAGATTCTTTCCACTTGAGAGTCAGAGTCCATCCATTCCACGTCTTGAGAATCAACAAGATGTTGTCTTGTGCTGGTGCCGATAGATTGCAACAAGGTATGAGAGGTGCTTGGGGTAAGCCACACGGTTTGGCTGCCAGAGTTGATATCGGTCAAGTTATCTTCTCCGTCAGAACCAAGGACAACAACAAGGAAACTGTTATTGAAGCTTTGAGAAGAGCTAGATACAAGTTCCCAGGTCAACAAAAGATCATTATCTCCAAGAAGTGGGGTTTCACTTCTTTGAACCGTGAAGAATAcatcaagaagagagaCGCTGGTGAAATTAAGGATGATGGTGCTTTCGTCAAGTTCTTGTCCAAGAAGGGTCcattggaagaaaacatgAGAGCCTTCCCAGAATACTTCACCAAGGCTTAA
- the BUD20 gene encoding Bud20p, with translation MGRYSVKRYKTKRRTKDLDLIYEELASQKQIDGLLNQPIDETKPGLGQHYCIHCAKYFETAYALKTHLKTKVHKRRVKELKGVPYTQEVANAAVGYNLNRFLARVEQIKTQVGPQKEENEKVLDSHLKSSLANVSTTESTLPYLDSVVQDQKQQEVAATEEEVQMAD, from the coding sequence ATGGGCAGATACTCCGTTAAACGTTACAagacaaaaagaagaactaagGATCTTGACTTGATTTACGAAGAGTTAGCGTCGCAAAAACAAATTGATGGCCTACTGAATCAGCCTATTGACGAGACCAAACCTGGTCTAGGGCAACACTACTGTATACACTGTGctaaatattttgaaacTGCATATGCTCTAAAAACTCATTTGAAGACAAAGGTGCACAAGAGAAGAGTGAAGGAGTTGAAGGGCGTTCCATATACACAGGAGGTTGCAAATGCCGCGGTTGGTTACAATTTGAATCGCTTTTTGGCTAGAGTGGAGCAAATCAAGACCCAGGTTGGTCCAcagaaggaagaaaacgaaaaagtTTTAGACTCCCATCTAAAGTCTTCTTTAGCTAACGTAAGCACTACGGAATCGACTCTACCATATCTTGATAGCGTTGTTCAGGACCAAAAGCAACAAGAGGTGGCAGCAACGGaggaagaagttcaaatGGCTGATTAA
- the OTU1 gene encoding ubiquitin-specific protease OTU1, whose protein sequence is MRVKVSIPGKNDKIINVDGDCDLETFQGIILSTYDEDILLGGLRFGFPPQSLSFHGNESKMLEDLGISNGERIIITLPSSADATKNIKSGVSANEKKKESSGGGIIDSKRVLQVHEVPDDNSCLFHAISYAVYKDISLSAELRNIVASEVSKDTITYSDAILGRPNREYSQWITKPSSWGGGIEIAVLSKHLQYAIYVLDMDACKFEKFNDELFNLFIIIAYNGVHYDTVEIVDGAQHQTVFNADDEDTSLILKRTEEIARKMKREGKTFNTTRDSILCNTCGKTLVGEREVSKHAETTGHVDFRQK, encoded by the coding sequence ATGAGAGTGAAAGTTTCTATACCTGGTAAAAACGACAAGATTATCAACGTGGATGGCGATTGCGACTTAGAAACATTTCAAGGAATCATATTATCAACctatgatgaagatatattATTGGGTGGATTAAGATTTGGATTTCCACCTCAATCGCTTTCGTTTCACGGCAACGAATCCAAGATGTTGGAAGATTTGGGAATTAGCAATGGTGAAcgtattattattacactCCCATCTTCTGCCGACGCAACGAAGAATATAAAAAGTGGAGTATCTGCcaatgaaaagaagaaggaatcaTCCGGAGGAGGTATCATAGATTCCAAAAGAGTTCTCCAAGTGCATGAGGTGCCTGATGATAATTCGTGCCTATTCCATGCGATATCTTACGCTGTTTATAAAGATATATCTCTTTCGGCAGAACTTCGTAATATTGTTGCATCAGAAGTTAGCAAAGATACAATCACTTATTCTGATGCAATTCTTGGTAGACCCAACCGCGAGTACAGTCAATGGATTACTAAGCCATCATCATGGGGTGGAGGAATTGAAATTGCAGTGCTATCAAAACACTTACAATATGCGATATATGTGCTTGATATGGATGCTTGCAAATTCGAGAAGTTTAATGACGAATTGTTTAATCTATTTATTATCATCGCTTACAATGGTGTGCATTATGATACAGTGGAAATAGTTGATGGTGCTCAACATCAGACGGTATTTAATGCAGACGACGAAGACACCTCCCTTATCCTAAAAAGAACGGAGGAAATTGCAAGAAAGATGAAAAGAGAGGGGAAAACTTTCAACACAACTAGAGACTCAATATTATGCAATACCTGTGGTAAAACTCTTGTGGGAGAACGTGAGGTCAGCAAACATGCAGAAACTACAGGTCATGTTGATTTTAGACAAAAATAG
- the RFU1 gene encoding Rfu1p — MRSSSQLKQEALEYKFNANVPLKLYLTTCISIVEEAQKSARSNDMERAYLLYLRYLDLCLNKLIHHSEVNTTVDSLNRREYLQLLKLEVPAIMKITEELKGKIDAIHHSLASNVAVSAYTKPSTRPQAVVPSRTAVEEVQLPSTFDEKKFNQSIRWFHNNPSRFSTATVSSTNEYPELPELNISHTQLSHTMPAL; from the coding sequence ATGCGTTCCAGTTCGCaattaaaacaagaagctCTAGAATACAAATTCAATGCCAACGTGCCGTTAAAATTGTATTTAACCACCTGCATCAGTATTGTGGAAGAAGCACAGAAAAGTGCGAGGTCTAACGACATGGAAAGAGCATATCTACTTTACTTAAGATATTTGGATCTGTGCCTAAACAAGCTGATACATCATTCCGAAGTTAACACAACTGTGGATTCACTGAACAGAAGGGAGTACTTGCAATTACTGAAACTCGAAGTACCTGCTATAATGAAAATCActgaagaattgaagggTAAAATTGATGCAATTCACCATTCTTTAGCTAGCAATGTAGCAGTATCGGCGTACACGAAGCCATCAACGCGTCCACAGGCTGTGGTACCGTCTCGTACAGCCGTTGAGGAGGTGCAACTTCCAAGCACTTTTGATGAGAAAAAATTCAATCAGTCAATAAGATGGTTCCACAACAATCCCTCCAGATTTTCTACGGCAACAGTGTCGTCGACGAATGAATATCCAGAATTGCCGGAACTCAACATTTCACATACCCAGCTTTCTCATACTATGCCTGCATTGTAG
- the LAM6 gene encoding Lam6p, with product MVPFDLEMDTANKVSSDESNDRRQSASSSVFRTPLQKSGSADAASLKSTPADPHLTETNGQSTSLRKYEESSDKRSTREQLSDIIIQDQSSMDSQSLSLHLNGNHTVNHSRSQSRSTILSNTKDESKPGPEPEILAHRRENSGTITVSQLKPKNELPVGKPSVSLSQLDSFDPKRYVNEFYADTRYRFSTDKRNEDFHALFPKSPKSERLLDDFSCALNREFLIQGRVYITPERVYFHSNLLGWVTSLDIEMRDIVTLEKISTAGLFPNGICIHLANEKHYFASFISRDATFKFLEIIWHTRKELDYLTLKPEQLALNHSRSLNDFLTGTTSTCPPSRSSFADDGDTIESAIMSVDDDFPVNRSLTSLNENPERNFSNDTDEYASEDEFDEEDEDEEEDEDDEMNINVTSNDKYATLLYDEEAVASDAEDKSLRKVFKLKKKSKFHYSGPYYFKATEFMYNPEDNKETVLAELDLKAPPGVVYQLMFSEECPDFLITFLKAQDSSQISEIPPFDKANPEGQHYREYSYAKALSYPVGPKSTKCLVSEHILYCAYDNYINIVNTTKTPDVPSGNNFSVKTRYLYRWKDSTSCVLKISYWVEWTGSSWIKSMIDNSVKSGQAEATKRLVELIHEFVNNNVEETEMRVNTQPRRGSPQSRRVSKMSSKPVLPPVEKSELQTVLEKDIKSTLTKDNAILVLLVFITFLLIFNTTCQVRIIRKLNKLMNTGSISVVDEIKDILSVYNELPILQED from the coding sequence ATGGTACCATTTGATTTGGAAATGGATACTGCAAATAAAGTCTCTTCAGATGAATCCAATGATAGGAGACAGTCTGCATCGTCCTCCGTTTTTCGGACGCCATTACAGAAAAGTGGGAGCGCAGATGCAGCATCCTTGAAGTCGACTCCTGCGGATCCTCATTTGACGGAAACGAACGGACAAAGTACCTCACTAAGAAAATATGAGGAGAGTTCTGACAAAAGGAGCACTAGGGAGCAATTATCAGATATTATAATACAAGACCAATCATCAATGGATTCGCAATCACTATCCTTACATCTAAATGGTAACCATACCGTCAATCATAGCCGAAGCCAAAGCCGCAGCACTATCCTAAGTAACACAAAAGATGAATCAAAACCTGgaccagaaccagaaatTCTTGCTCATAGGAGAGAAAACTCCGGGACGATCACCGTTTCTCAATTGAAGCCAAAAAATGAGCTACCTGTCGGGAAGCCTTCTGTATCACTTTCGCAACTTGATTCTTTTGATCCAAAACGCTACGTGAATGAATTCTATGCAGACACTCGTTACCGATTTTCTACTGATAAAAGGAACGAGGATTTTCACGCCTTATTCCCTAAGTCACCGAAAAGTGAGCGTCTACTTGATGACTTCAGTTGTGCATTAAATAGAGAATTCTTAATTCAAGGTCGTGTTTACATCACACCGGAACGAGTATATTTCCATTCAAATTTATTAGGATGGGTAACATCATTGGACATTGAGATGAGAGATATTGTTACGTTGGAGAAAATATCAACTGCCGGTTTGTTCCCAAATGGAATCTGCATTCACTTGGCTAACGAAAAACATTACTTCGCTAGTTTTATTTCCAGAGACGCAactttcaagttcttggaaATAATATGGCACACTAGAAAGGAATTGGATTATCTAACACTGAAACCAGAACAGCTTGCTCTGAATCATTCGAGATCGTTAAACGACTTCTTAACTGGCACTACAAGTACTTGCCCTCCAAGTAGATCATCATTTGCGGATGATGGCGATACAATAGAGAGCGCAATAATGTCGgtagatgatgattttccCGTAAACAGGTCGTTAACTAGTTTGAACGAGAATCCTGAACGAAACTTCTCAAATGATACCGACGAGTATGCgtctgaagatgaatttgatgaagaagatgaagatgaagaagaggatgaagatgatgagatGAATATAAATGTAACCTCTAACGATAAATATGCCACCCTGCTatatgatgaagaagcagtTGCCAGTGATGCTGAAGATAAGTCATTACGAAAAGTGTTTAagctaaagaagaaatctaAATTTCATTATTCGGGACCTTATTATTTCAAAGCGACTGAATTTATGTACAATCCAGAGgataataaagaaaccGTTCTTGCTGAACTGGACTTAAAAGCCCCTCCAGGTGTTGTTTATCAATTAATGTTCAGTGAAGAATGCCCTGATTTTCTTATAACTTTTCTAAAGGCCCAAGATTCTAGTCAGATCTCAGAGATTCCGCCATTTGATAAAGCAAATCCTGAAGGACAACATTATCGTGAATATTCATATGCAAAGGCTTTAAGCTATCCTGTCGGACCAAAATCCACTAAATGCCTAGTGTCAGAACATATTCTTTATTGTGCGTATGACAATTACATCAACATTGTCAATACTACAAAGACCCCTGATGTACCAAGTGGAAACAATTTCAGTGTTAAAACTAGATACTTGTATCGTTGGAAGGATAGTACTAGCTGCGTACTAAAAATATCTTACTGGGTGGAATGGACGGGTAGTAGCTGGATTAAATCTATGATTGACAATAGTGTAAAATCTGGACAGGCGGAGGCAACAAAAAGGTTGGTTGAGTTAATCCATGAATTTGTTAACAATAATGTCGAAGAGACAGAGATGAGAGTAAATACTCAACCAAGAAGAGGATCTCCTCAAAGCAGGAGGGTTAGCAAAATGTCTTCAAAACCAGTTCTACCTCCTGTTGAAAAATCTGAACTGCAGACTGTTTTGGAGAAAGACATAAAATCCACCTTAACAAAGGATAACGCAATTTTAGTATTGTTGGTTTTTATCACttttttattgatattCAATACTACGTGTCAAGTTCGAATAATACGGAAACTCAATAAGTTAATGAACACAGGAAGCATATCAGTTGTGgatgaaattaaagacATTTTAAGCGTTTATAATGAACTTCCGATTTTACAAGAGGATTAA